A genomic stretch from Chloroflexota bacterium includes:
- a CDS encoding glycerophosphodiester phosphodiesterase family protein gives MTLIVAHRGASAVAPENTMEAYRRAVDMGADAIELDVHLTADGELALVHDETLERTTDLTGSISSMTLKQLGAADAGCRFEAPDGSFPFRGKGLTVPTFAEVLEWLPDGIGLVVEVKARAATAPAIEGLRGSRVRAAGAVSLISFDERIIDEARALDPELATGYLLVPSQPIEAALIYAVEHGHAAVHPWEGDLGLDPEPILSLATAYGRLMGCYVVNDPVRMQQLAAYGLWGFVTDLPDVGRQALGPRESH, from the coding sequence ATGACATTGATCGTGGCACACCGTGGCGCCTCCGCCGTCGCCCCGGAGAACACGATGGAGGCCTATCGCCGTGCGGTCGATATGGGCGCCGACGCGATCGAGCTCGACGTGCACCTGACCGCCGACGGGGAGCTGGCACTGGTGCACGACGAGACGCTGGAGCGCACCACCGACCTCACCGGGTCCATCAGCTCGATGACGCTGAAGCAGCTGGGCGCGGCCGACGCCGGTTGCCGCTTCGAGGCGCCAGACGGGTCGTTCCCGTTCCGCGGCAAGGGGCTCACCGTCCCCACCTTCGCCGAGGTGCTCGAATGGCTGCCTGACGGCATCGGGCTGGTGGTCGAGGTCAAGGCACGCGCCGCGACGGCTCCGGCGATCGAGGGGCTGCGCGGCTCGCGGGTGCGCGCCGCCGGGGCGGTGAGCCTGATCAGCTTCGACGAGCGGATCATCGACGAGGCGCGGGCGCTCGATCCCGAGCTTGCGACCGGATACCTGCTGGTCCCGTCGCAGCCGATCGAAGCCGCGTTGATCTACGCCGTCGAGCACGGCCATGCGGCCGTCCACCCATGGGAGGGCGACCTCGGACTCGATCCCGAGCCGATCCTCTCGCTGGCCACCGCGTATGGTCGGCTGATGGGCTGCTACGTCGTGAACGACCCGGTCCGCATGCAGCAGCTGGCCGCCTACGGCCTGTGGGGCTTCGTCACCGACCTTCCAGACGTCGGCCGGCAGGCCCTCGGTCCGCGCGAGAGCCACTGA
- a CDS encoding MFS transporter: MTSLAPTAWWRGLGGLTRSGSALEGLSWALYDFANTIFSFAIVSFAMGPWATRFLGEATGTFLFTLALSLSVAVNAIVSPALGAMSDRTGGRKRYLLVFTVMCVAPTLFIGFVNIGLGLLFFAIANFGFQAALIYYDAMLPDVARPGMLGRLSGVGVALGYVGTIVSGLLFGLTVTDDGETTAASFLLIGSLFAIFAIPIFAIVHERRTRGIPFRAGNALRSWSQVADTIRNARRFPGLMRFIVGRFFYTDPINTAIAVMSLFAINAIGFSQTESRFVLIGLTVAAVVASFGWGVLADRIGPKRTLMWVLGSWTVGLLIVGLTLERLPFLLAGAILGSGLGGVAVTDRLLLLRLAPPAQIGEMFGLYGLAGKASAVIGPLVYGAIIGLLQPALGRDAYRIAILSLLVLMVVGFLIVRRVPEGREPDAESPLATPLEPAIVPPGETP, from the coding sequence GTGACCAGCCTCGCCCCCACTGCGTGGTGGCGCGGACTGGGCGGCCTGACCCGCTCCGGGAGTGCCCTCGAGGGCCTCTCGTGGGCCCTCTACGACTTCGCCAACACGATCTTCTCGTTCGCCATCGTCAGCTTCGCGATGGGCCCGTGGGCGACTCGCTTCCTTGGCGAAGCGACCGGCACATTCCTCTTCACCCTGGCACTGAGCCTTTCGGTAGCGGTCAACGCGATCGTCTCGCCAGCGCTCGGGGCGATGTCCGACCGCACCGGTGGCCGGAAGCGATACCTGCTCGTTTTCACGGTCATGTGCGTCGCACCTACCCTGTTCATTGGCTTTGTCAACATCGGCCTCGGTTTGCTGTTCTTCGCGATCGCCAACTTCGGGTTCCAGGCGGCGCTGATCTATTACGACGCCATGCTGCCGGACGTCGCCCGTCCGGGGATGCTCGGCCGCCTCTCAGGGGTTGGCGTTGCGCTCGGTTACGTTGGGACGATCGTCTCCGGGCTCCTTTTCGGCCTGACAGTCACTGACGACGGAGAGACGACGGCTGCCAGCTTCCTGCTCATTGGCTCGCTCTTCGCAATCTTCGCGATCCCGATCTTTGCCATCGTCCATGAGCGCAGGACGCGCGGCATCCCCTTCCGGGCTGGCAACGCGCTCCGTTCGTGGTCACAAGTGGCCGACACGATCCGCAACGCTCGGCGCTTCCCAGGACTCATGCGCTTCATCGTTGGTCGCTTCTTCTACACGGACCCGATCAACACGGCGATCGCGGTGATGAGCCTGTTCGCCATCAACGCCATCGGCTTCAGCCAAACTGAATCGCGCTTCGTACTGATCGGTCTGACCGTCGCCGCAGTCGTCGCCTCCTTCGGCTGGGGCGTGCTCGCCGATCGGATCGGGCCGAAGCGCACGCTGATGTGGGTGCTTGGCTCGTGGACTGTCGGCCTGCTGATCGTCGGCCTGACGCTGGAGCGGCTGCCGTTTCTACTCGCCGGCGCGATCCTCGGCTCCGGGTTGGGCGGCGTAGCGGTGACGGATCGCCTGCTGCTGCTGCGGCTGGCGCCCCCCGCGCAAATCGGCGAGATGTTCGGCCTCTATGGCTTGGCTGGGAAGGCGAGCGCCGTGATCGGCCCGCTCGTGTATGGGGCGATCATCGGTCTCCTGCAGCCTGCGCTCGGCCGCGACGCGTACCGGATCGCGATCCTGTCCCTGCTGGTGCTGATGGTTGTCGGCTTTCTCATCGTGCGGAGAGTCCCTGAGGGCAGGGAGCCCGATGCCGAGTCGCCTCTGGCCACGCCCCTGGAACCGGCGATCGTTCCGCCGGGAGAGACGCCATGA
- a CDS encoding MMPL family transporter, with protein sequence MAATAPLPNGPVRELHPTGIFAAVGRFDYRLRRWLPIVGLAIVIGINIWAATSGGSLIQGGWDIAGSEEQRASAIIADRFGSEATTMLVVYEAPDGNAASPEFQATVAASLTRVADDPAVTKIQTYADTGAPALLSKDGTHTMAAVFLDKGIEEAVDDAGRLADKVQRPAGVEVWVTGIPQVYHEFNAKIEEDLFQAEAISLPIALLILLAVFGTLVGAALPLVIAGLAMPTAFAAISLLANVTEMSIFVTNIATMIGLALAIDYSLFMVSRFREELRHHDVEIALERMMGSVGKAVAVSGIAVAVGLSSLVVFDAAALRSMGIGGILTVVSTLVFGLTVLPALLALLGPSVNRLRVPLPRFLRLVEEDADEADRRQGHGVWAWIAARVMRRSLIVALPVLAVLLIAGSPFVGIQLSTGQNLTDLPRIPARTGFEVIADEFPGGENDPITIVVTRPGEDTGGTLSAERQAEVAAYEDRVKALGLVTQVESVLTPPPGTIADDYHALLALPPDQRPEAARPALAEYISGWLAGDTVKLRVFSNAVPDSEEGRALVGEVRKVEPPPGAQALTAGLPSRSADFMTSFRASVPVAILIVVLVTTVVLLLTFGSVFLPIKAVLMSLISVSASFGALVWIFQDGNLSGLLGFETSHTIGAWQPIIMFAILFGLSMDYEVLLLARIRERYLATGNNTRAVAEGIGLTGGMITGAALIMVAVFAAFAMSSITSIKSLGVTMSLAVLIDATIVRGLLVPAFMRIMGSVNWWAPAWLQRAVARLGLYEVGSPVVDVTAR encoded by the coding sequence ATGGCTGCCACCGCGCCGCTCCCGAACGGGCCCGTGCGAGAGCTCCACCCGACCGGCATCTTCGCCGCGGTGGGGCGCTTTGACTATCGGTTGCGGCGCTGGCTGCCGATCGTGGGGCTGGCGATCGTGATTGGCATCAACATCTGGGCGGCCACCTCGGGCGGGTCGCTGATCCAGGGCGGTTGGGATATCGCCGGCTCGGAGGAGCAGCGCGCCTCCGCGATCATCGCGGATCGCTTCGGCAGCGAAGCGACCACCATGCTGGTGGTCTATGAAGCCCCCGACGGCAATGCCGCCTCGCCTGAATTCCAGGCCACGGTCGCGGCGTCCCTGACTCGCGTCGCGGATGACCCCGCGGTGACGAAGATCCAGACGTATGCCGACACCGGCGCGCCCGCGCTGCTGAGCAAGGATGGCACCCACACGATGGCTGCGGTCTTCCTCGACAAGGGCATCGAGGAGGCGGTGGACGATGCCGGTCGGCTCGCCGACAAGGTCCAGCGCCCCGCTGGCGTCGAGGTGTGGGTGACCGGCATCCCGCAGGTCTACCACGAGTTCAACGCCAAGATCGAGGAGGACCTGTTCCAGGCCGAGGCGATCAGCCTGCCGATCGCCCTGCTGATCCTTCTCGCCGTGTTCGGCACGCTGGTCGGAGCGGCACTGCCGCTGGTGATCGCTGGCCTGGCCATGCCGACCGCGTTCGCCGCAATCAGCCTCCTGGCCAACGTCACCGAGATGAGCATCTTCGTCACCAATATCGCGACCATGATCGGCCTGGCGCTGGCGATCGACTACTCGCTCTTCATGGTCAGCCGCTTCCGCGAGGAGCTCCGCCACCACGACGTCGAGATCGCCCTGGAGCGGATGATGGGCAGCGTCGGCAAGGCGGTGGCGGTGTCGGGAATCGCGGTCGCGGTCGGCCTCTCCTCGCTGGTCGTCTTCGACGCCGCGGCACTCCGCAGCATGGGGATCGGTGGGATCCTCACCGTCGTATCGACCCTCGTCTTCGGGCTGACCGTGCTCCCGGCGCTGCTGGCCCTGCTCGGCCCGAGCGTCAACCGGCTGCGCGTCCCGCTGCCTCGCTTCCTGCGCCTGGTCGAGGAGGACGCGGACGAGGCCGACCGCCGCCAGGGGCACGGCGTGTGGGCATGGATCGCGGCGCGCGTCATGCGTCGGTCGCTGATCGTGGCGCTGCCGGTGCTGGCGGTCCTGCTGATCGCAGGCTCGCCCTTCGTGGGGATCCAGCTCTCCACTGGGCAGAATCTCACCGACCTTCCGCGGATCCCGGCCCGCACCGGGTTCGAGGTGATCGCCGACGAGTTCCCCGGCGGCGAGAACGATCCGATCACGATTGTCGTCACCCGGCCGGGCGAGGACACGGGCGGCACTCTGTCCGCCGAGCGACAGGCTGAGGTGGCCGCCTACGAGGACCGGGTCAAGGCGCTTGGGCTGGTGACACAGGTCGAGAGCGTCCTGACGCCACCGCCGGGGACCATCGCAGACGACTACCACGCCCTGCTGGCCCTGCCACCCGACCAGCGACCGGAGGCGGCGCGGCCGGCTCTGGCGGAGTACATCTCGGGTTGGCTCGCCGGCGATACCGTCAAGCTTCGCGTCTTCTCGAACGCCGTCCCCGACTCCGAGGAGGGTCGCGCGCTCGTCGGCGAGGTTCGTAAGGTCGAGCCGCCGCCGGGAGCGCAGGCCCTGACTGCCGGATTGCCCTCACGCTCGGCCGACTTCATGACCAGCTTCCGCGCATCGGTCCCGGTCGCGATCCTGATCGTCGTGCTCGTGACGACGGTGGTCCTGTTGCTGACCTTCGGATCGGTCTTCCTGCCGATCAAGGCGGTGCTCATGAGCCTGATCAGCGTCAGCGCCAGCTTTGGGGCGCTGGTCTGGATCTTCCAGGACGGGAACCTGTCCGGCCTGCTCGGCTTCGAGACCTCTCACACCATCGGCGCCTGGCAGCCGATCATCATGTTCGCAATCCTGTTCGGCCTGTCGATGGACTACGAGGTGCTCCTCCTAGCGCGCATCCGGGAGCGCTACCTGGCGACCGGTAACAACACGAGGGCCGTCGCCGAGGGGATCGGGCTCACCGGCGGCATGATCACCGGCGCGGCACTGATCATGGTCGCCGTCTTCGCCGCCTTCGCGATGTCGAGCATCACGTCGATCAAGTCGCTGGGCGTGACCATGTCGCTGGCCGTGCTCATCGACGCCACCATCGTCCGCGGGCTGCTGGTCCCCGCCTTCATGCGGATCATGGGTAGCGTCAACTGGTGGGCACCCGCCTGGCTGCAGCGGGCGGTTGCCCGGCTTGGCCTGTACGAGGTCGGCTCGCCCGTGGTCGACGTCACCGCTCGGTGA
- a CDS encoding CaiB/BaiF CoA-transferase family protein codes for MDTALPLTGIRVLDCSRVYAGPIASMLLGDLGAEVWKLEPPSGDETRGWGPPYWGDPAGRRSAYFASVNRNKRSLVVNLKTDAGRALLDRLAATCDVLLHNYQPSVAADLGLHADRLRSAHPHLVVATIGGFPGDGDASERPAYDLVAQAFSGLMSVTGDPYGGPMKVGVALLDLTAGLQAAIAALAGLVARERGRADGLHASVSLIESGVASLTNVLGHHLATGEEPRRWGTGHPDIVPYQVFAARDGHLVVAVGNDAQFERLLTVLELEPDPRFASNHDRLITRDELVPALAMRIGDWSRDELVAALTEADVPAGPVNSVSEALAAMEAAHDGEWTQAADGMRLAPAPIRIDGRRLPLRAAPPRLGEDTNEILAEVGLSSDEIAALRAEGAIR; via the coding sequence ATGGACACAGCGCTGCCACTCACCGGCATCCGGGTGCTGGACTGCTCGCGGGTCTATGCAGGGCCGATCGCCAGCATGCTCCTCGGGGACCTGGGAGCGGAGGTCTGGAAGCTCGAGCCGCCGAGCGGCGACGAGACGCGCGGCTGGGGACCGCCGTACTGGGGCGACCCGGCCGGCCGCCGCAGCGCGTACTTCGCATCGGTCAACCGCAACAAGCGCAGCCTGGTGGTGAACCTCAAGACCGATGCGGGCCGAGCCCTGCTCGACCGCCTGGCTGCCACGTGCGACGTCCTCCTGCACAACTACCAGCCGTCGGTCGCCGCCGATCTCGGCCTGCATGCAGATCGCCTTCGCTCCGCGCATCCACACCTGGTAGTGGCGACGATCGGCGGCTTTCCGGGGGATGGCGACGCCAGTGAGCGGCCGGCCTACGACCTGGTGGCGCAGGCGTTCAGCGGCCTGATGTCGGTCACCGGCGACCCGTACGGCGGCCCGATGAAGGTCGGCGTCGCGCTGCTCGACCTGACCGCGGGGTTGCAGGCTGCGATCGCGGCGCTGGCGGGGCTGGTGGCCCGGGAGCGCGGCCGCGCCGACGGGTTGCACGCATCGGTCAGCCTGATCGAGTCAGGCGTCGCCAGCCTGACCAACGTGCTTGGGCATCACCTGGCAACCGGGGAGGAACCGCGCCGCTGGGGGACCGGGCACCCCGACATCGTGCCGTACCAGGTCTTCGCGGCGCGCGACGGCCACCTGGTCGTGGCCGTCGGCAACGATGCGCAGTTCGAGCGCCTGCTCACCGTGCTCGAGCTGGAGCCTGACCCGCGCTTTGCCAGCAACCATGATCGGCTCATCACGCGCGACGAGCTGGTTCCTGCGCTGGCCATGCGCATCGGCGATTGGTCGCGCGACGAGCTCGTCGCCGCCCTCACCGAGGCCGATGTGCCGGCCGGTCCGGTCAACTCGGTCAGCGAGGCGCTGGCAGCCATGGAGGCGGCGCATGACGGCGAGTGGACGCAGGCCGCTGATGGCATGCGGCTTGCCCCGGCCCCGATCCGAATCGACGGGCGGCGGCTGCCACTGCGAGCCGCGCCGCCGCGGTTGGGCGAGGACACGAACGAGATCCTGGCGGAGGTCGGGCTGAGTTCGGACGAGATCGCCGCACTGCGAGCCGAGGGTGCGATCCGCTGA